Genomic DNA from Pseudomonadota bacterium:
GCCTATAGCTGCTCTTGTTTCGATGAAAGAACATAAACTGCTTCAGGAAATTAAGGAGCAAATTGATATTAAAGACGCAAACAAAGATAAAAATGAAATCAATGAACCTGATGAGCCAATTCCCTGGGGAGACCTGATAAAAGACCTTGGATTTTAAAAATACAGGATAGACCTCAGATGGTTGACCAATACATAATGCATAATTATATTGTTAAAAACACTAAAAACAATATTTGGAGCCAGTTTAAAATCAGATATGATGCTTACACATGATAAAATATATTCATGGAAGGGTTGGGGCGGCAAGCTGAATCTTGCAAGCGGAAAGTGTTGGCTTCGCATATATGACCTGAAAAAAGGGGCAAAAAAAGGGGTTTTGCTTTTACACCCGATCATCATTATTGTATCGGATGTCCCTGAAAGCAAAATGTCGGTTAGAAGCTGTGCAGGTCATATCGCTACAATGGTGACATATGATTTTAAAATAGATTATCACCGTATGCTCTGGATTGAATATTATCCGGTAAAATATTATGGAGAAAAAAACGAACATATTATACCTGAAACCTTTGAGGCTGTTGAATTCATATGGCATGACGGTATGGCAATCAAACCTAAATGGAGGATTTTAAAACCCCCGATACTTGATGAAATTATAAATATCATTAAATGAAAGTCTTGATTTAATAATTATACGTGATAGAAAATGCCAAGTTTTTCATAAAACCGTTCAACCCTTAAAATCTTGTTTGATAATAATATGAAAGAATACCAAAAAAAAGCGCTGCTTGCTCTTGAAGACGGAAGAACCTTTGCCTGTAGAAGTTTTACAGGAGAAGGTGAGGCCTTTGGAGAGATTGTGTTTAATACCAGCATGACCGGATACCAGGAAGTAATTACAGATCCTTCATATAGCGGCCAGATGGTTACTATGACATATCCTCTGATAGGAAATTATGGTGTGAATCATGAAGATATTGAGTCTGCCAAAATACAGGTGTCGGCATTTGTAGTTAAGGAATATCAGGATATTCCAAGCAATTTCAGATCTACAGGATCTTTAAGGGATTATCTTATTCATGAAAACATCCTTGGAATTGAAGATGTTGATACCAGAGCCGTTACAAGACATATCAGAGACACCGGAGCTATGAGAGCTTATGTTTCAACGTTTGATACTGATCCGTCTTCTCTTGTAAAAAAGGCTAAAAGCATACCAAGCATGGTTGGACTAGATCTTGTTAAAAGAGTTGCAACTAATAAACCTTATTTCTGGTCTGAAGGAAAAATTTATCCCTTAAATGTGGAAACCACAAAATTAGATAAATCTATATGGAAAAAGAACAAGAAATATTGTGTATTGGCTTTTGATTTTGGAATAAAATACAATATTTTAAGATGTCTTGAAAATGCAGGTTTTGAAGTATTGGTTGTGCCTGCTTCAACTGATGCTAAGGTCGTTAAGGCGATTTCTCCTGATGGAATTTTTCTTTCAAATGGTCCGGGAGATCCTGAACCTGTATCGTATGCAATAGATACAATCAGGTCACTTCTGGAATACAGGCCGATATTCGGCATTTGTCTGGGGCATCAGCTTTTAGGGCTTGCTCTTGGAGGAAAAACATACAAATTAAAATTCGGGCACAGGGGAGCCAATCAGCCTGTTAAAAATCTAATAACCGGCAAAGTGGAAATAACTTCACAGAATCATGGTTTTGTTGTGGATATAAAAAGCTTAAATTCAAAAGATATAGAACCAACCCATATAAATCTTAATGATAATACCCTGGAAGGTTTTAAGCATAGAAAACTTCCTCTTTATGCCGTTCAGTATCATCCGGAGGCATCTCCGGGTCCTCACGATTCCCGTTATCTCTTTAATGATTTTATAAAGTTAATTGAAAATGCCTAAACGCACAGATATAAAGAAAATCCTTATTATTGGCGCAGGTCCTATAATAATCAGTCAGGCCTGCGAATTCGACTATTCAGGAACTCAAGCCTGTAAAGCCTTGAAAGAAGACGGATATGAAGTTGTACTGGTAAACAGTAATCCGGCTACAATTATGACCGATCCGGATATGGCCCACAGGACATATATTGAGCCGGTCACTCCTGAAATACTTGCCATGATAATAGAAAAAGAACGCCCTGATGCACTATTACCCACACTTGGCGGACAAACCGGTCTTAACACAGCTATTGCAACAGCAAAAATGGGTGTTTTGGACAAGTTTCAAGTTGAGATGATCGGTGCATCTGTCGAGTCCATAAATAAAGCAGAAGACAGAGACCTGTTTCGCCAAGCCATGAATAGAATAGGGCTTAGGATACCGGAAAGCGGAATTGCCACAAACATGGAAATGGCAATAGAAATTGTGGATAAAATAGGGTTTCCGGTTATTGTGAGGCCAAGTTTTACTTTAGGAGGCACAGGAGGAGGTGTAGCATATAATTTTGAAGATCTTGAGTTAATAGCAAAATCAGGGTTTGATGCAAGCTTAATCGGGCAAGTAATGCTTGAAGAATCCGTTTTGGGATGGAAAGAATATGAACTTGAAGTAATGCGTGACAAAAATGACAATGTTGTCATTATCTGTTCGATTGAAAATATGGATCCAATGGGAATACATACAGGAGACAGCATTACGGTTGCTCCCGCCCAAACTTTAACCGATGTTGAATATCAGAAGATGCGAAATGCATCTATTGCAATCATGAGAGAAATAGGTGTTGATACCGGCGGGTCTAATGTGCAGTTTGCTGTAAACCCGAAAAACGGAGATATGATTGTAGTTGAGATGAATCCCCGTGTTTCACGCAGTTCAGCTCTTGCATCAAAAGCAACCGGTTTTCCCATAGCAAAAATTGCCGCAAAACTTGCTGTTGGATACACATTGGATGAAATACCTAATGATATAACAGGAGAAACGCTTGCATCTTTTGAACCTACTCTTGATTATTGCGTTGTTAAAATACCAAGATTTACTTTTGAAAAATTTCCTGAAACAAAAGATTATTTAACTACCGCCATGAAATCAATCGGCGAAACTATGGCTATCGGAAGAACGTTTAAGGAAGCTTTGCAAAAAGGATTAAGATCACTTGAAATCGGCAGATTCGGTCTTGGTGCGGATGGGAAAGATCTATGCGATTTAGAAGAAAATAAAATATCTATAAATGAAATTGAGAAAAAACTTTCAACCCCAAATTCTCAAAGAATTTTTTATATCCGGTATGCACTATTAAATGGTATGTCAGTTCAGTCAATATTTGAATTAACAGATATTGATCCATGGTTTTTATACCAGATAAAACAAATAGTTGATCTTGAGGCCGAGATCGCAGATGCCGGATCAAATATTTCGGAAGAACTTTTGCGTATGGCAAAATCTTATGGATTTTCCGATGTGCAAATTGCGTATCTTACAGGTTCAACAGAAGACGCCGTTAAAGTTCTTCGTGAAAAATTAAATATAAGGCCAGTATTTAAACTTGTAGACACCTGCGCTGCCGAATTTAAGGCAGCGACTCCTTACTATTATTCTACATACGAAGAGGAAAACGAAGCAAGAGTATCGGATAGAAAAAAAATTATGATCCTTGGTGGCGGTCCGAACAGAATAGGGCAGGGGATTGAATTTGATTACTGCTGTGTTCAGGCATCATTTGGTATTCGTGAAGAAGGCCTTGAAAGCATTATGGTAAACAGTAATCCGGAAACGGTCAGCACCGACTATGATACTTCCGATAAGCTATATTTTGAACCTCTGACAAAAGAAGATGTTTTAAATATAGTTGAAACCGAGAAACCATTCGGAGTTATAGTGCAGTTTGGCGGACAAACTCCTCTTAATCTTGCAACATCTCTTTTTAATGCAGGTGTTCCAATCATTGGCACTCAACCGGAAAGCATAGACAGAGCGGAAGACAGGGAACAATTTACGGTCATGTTGAAAAAACTTGGCCTGGTTCAACCTGAAAACGGAACTGCATTAAATATTCAAGAGGCCGCCCTGATAGCCGAATCTATCGGATACCCCGTAATTGTAAGACCATCTTTTGTTCTTGGCGGTAGAGCCATGAAAATAGTGTATAACAGAAAGGATCTTGAAAATTTCACAAGGATTGCCATTGAAGCATCTTCTATGCATCCTGTGCTGATAGACAAGTTTCTGGAAGAAGCCGTTGAGGTTGATGTTGATGCAATCTGTGACGGGAAATCAACTATTATTTGCGGAATAATGGAACACATAGAGGCGGCCGGAGTTCATTCGGGTGATTCCGCATGCGTTCTTCCACCTCACAGTATCAACCAGTCTATTATTGATCAGATTACTGCTGCCACAAAAGCTATGGCATCCGAGCTAAAAGTTATTGGCCTTATGAACGTGCAATATGCTATCAAAGGAGACAAACTCTATATTCTTGAAGTAAATCCAAGAGCATCAAGAACAATACCGTTTGTCAGCAAGGCAACAGGCATACCATTTGCAAAACTTGCCACAAAAGTTATGCTGGGGCGCAGCCTTTCCGATCTTGGCATAACTTCCGAAAAAGTACCGACACATATTTCAATAAAGGAAGTTGCGCTTCCTTTTAACAGATTTCCTGATGTTGATACTCTTCTTGGGCCTGAAATGAAGTCGACAGGTGAGGTTATGGGAATAGATACTTCATTCGGACTTGCATTTGCCAAATCACAGCTTGCAGTAGGGCAGAATATACCTGCAACCGGCAATGTCTTTATAAGCGTGATGGATTCGGACAAGAAAGCGGTAATTCCCGTTGCTTCAAAATTTTATGATATGGGGTTTAATATCATTGCAACAAAGGGAACTTCCAAATATCTTTCCGAACATAAAATAGCTAATGAAATTATTAATAAAGTATCTATGGGACGCCCTCATGTAGTTGATGCTATCAAAAACAAGCAGCTTAATATTATCATAAATACCGGAACAGGAGCTGAACCGATGCGCGATGGTTATGAAATACGCCGTGCTGCTATTAAATACAATGTTCCTTGCATCACGACAATTCCGGGAGCCTTGGCTATTTGCAGAGGAATAGAAGAACTAAAAGGTAAAAAACTATCAGTTAAAGCTTTACAAGACTACAATCATAAAGATTAAAATTTACAAGGAATGTTAAATTAAGTGATAAAAAACCCGGATTCAAATACTATGGAAGATGACTCTTATTTAGACGAAAAACCTCGTGAGGCGTGCGGAATATTTGGAATTTATGGCCATCCGGAAGCATCAAAACTTACATATTTCGGTTTGTATGCTCTTCAGCACAGAGGTCAGGAAAGCGCCGGCATTGCTGTTGCAAGAGACAATAAAATATTTGACCACAAGGGTATGGGGCTAGTACCTGAAGTATTTGATATTCACCATTTTGAACATCTTAAAGGATTTAATTCCATAGGCCATGTCAGGTACTCTACTACAGGAAGTTCCATCCTTTCAAATGCCCAGCCATTTGTTGTTTTTCATAAGAAAAAATCATTTGCTGTTGCCCATAATGGAAACCTTGTCAATGCGTTAGCTTTGAAAAATGAGCTTGAAGAAAACGGTTCTATTTTTCAAACTACAATAGACAGTGAGATTTTTCTCCATCTTCTTGTAAAAAATCTCAAATTAGGACTTGAGAAGGCTCTTGTTGAAACAGTTTCAAGATTAAAAGGCGCATTTTCATTTATAGCACTTACAAATGAGGGCGATGTAATAGGAATAAAAGACCCCAATGGCTTTCGTCCTTTGTGTTTAGGTAAAGTTAATGGTAGCTATGTTCTTTCATCTGAATCTTGTGCGCTTGACCTTATTGAAGCTGAGTTTGTAAGAGAACTTGAACCAGGCGAAATCGTCATAATAAATAAGGACGGGCTTAAAAGCATTAAAACTACAGATTGCAGGAACAAGTCTTTATGCATATTTGAATTTATATATTTTGCAAGACCCGACAGCACTATATTCGGCAAAAATGTTTATCAGATAAGAAAGGCCCATGGACGCCGTCTTGCCAAAGAATATCCCACTAATGCCGATTTGGTAATGCCTTTTCCGGATTCAGGAACTTATGCTGCTTTAGGGTTTTCGGAAGAATCAAAAATTCCGTTTGAGATGGGAATGATACGAAACCATTATATCGGAAGAACTTTTATACAGCCCACACAAAGTATGCGTGATTTTGGAGTAAGAGTAAAACTAAATCCTGTAAAAGAGATTCTAAAAGGCAAGGATATAGTAATTATTGAAGATTCTATAATAAGAGGAACTACCGTTAAAACCAGGGTAAAATCGCTTCGCGCACTTGGAGTAAATAAGGTGCATATGCGTGTTAGCGGTCCGCCGCATCGATTTCCATGTCATTATGGCATAGATTTTTCTACAAGTGGAGAACTTATAGCCGCCACCAATTCAGTTGCTGAGCTTAAAGATATTCTTGGTCTTGATTCTCTTTACTATTTGAGCATAGATGGACTTTTGCAATCAACAGGAATTAAAAACCCTGAAAACAGTTTTTGCAAAGCTTGCTTTGACGGTTGTTATCCGGTTGAATTCGATGAATATTTATCAAAAGACTGTCTTGAAAAATAAATTATTGCATGTTATTAGCCAAATGTTATATTTAAAAAAATTCTATATATATATATTATATTATATGATCTTATTATGCAGGAGGCGTTATGATTGAGTCGAAGTATCTTCAGGATAATATGCAGAATATTCAAAAGCTGATGAACATTCCAACTCTAAAGCATTTTGAAATACAAAGCCTTGCAAAGCTTTTACGCCTTAGCAAGATCAGAGATTATGAAGATGGTGAGTTGATAATTATGGAAGGGGAAAAAGATACCTGGCTTTATTTCCTTCTTAGCGGAAGTGTAAGAGTAACGAAAGAAAATTTTGATATTGTAGTAATTGATAAAAAAGGTGAAATTTTCGGGGAGATGAGAATTATCGACACTCTTAGCCGCTCGGCTTCTGTCTATGCCCTTGGTAAAACTGTATGTCTGGCGGTTGATACATCGGCGCAAAAAAAACTAAAAGATGGCGACAGAGATGAACAGCTTGATTTTCTTTTGTTGTTATACAGAATTTTTGCGGAATATATGTCCATAAGGCTGCGCCTGACAAACGAAGAGCTTATAAAAGCCAAAAAGGAGACAGAAAGCCTTAAAAGAAAAGCTCAATGAAAGAAAAAAAAACTGTATCATTTTCAAAAAACTCTACCAATATTTTTTTTCATATTCTTACAAATTGTAATCTTAACTGTCTGCACTGTTATATCAATAAAAAACAACACGGAAACACCACACTTTCTATAGACATAATAAAAGCCTGGCTTGATGCGTTTGCTGCAAAGAGCAAAATAGCGAACGTTGTTTTTTTAGGTGGTGAACCCACCCTGCACCCTGACTTATCCCAAGCTGTAAAGTATGCAATAAAAATCGGATATAAATCTGTGACTGTTGATACAAACGGCTATCTGTTTAATGAGTTTTTGTCAAAAATAGAGCCCAAAGATATTGACTATATCAGCTTCAGCCTTGATGGTGCAACAAGTACGACAAATGACAAGATAAGAGGAAAGGGCTCTTATGATAAATGTGTTTCGGGAATAAAGTCATCGGTTTCTAAAGGATTCAATACAAGCCTGATATATACTGTAAGCAGCGCCAATATTGATGAACTCGCAAAAATGGAACCATTGTTATCTGATCTTAAAATCGGAAGGTTTTTTATTCAGGTTATAGGAATTAGAGGAAAAACGGCAAAGGGCACATCTGTTGAAGGAGTTAATAACCCTCAGGTATTAAGAGAAAAGTGGGTTGATACCATACCGATAATAGCTGAAAAAATTGCAGAGCACGGCATTATTGTAACTTATCCCAAAGTTTTTTTAGAACCCGATGATAAATTTGAGTGTGCCGGACTTGTTGCTGATAATTATTTTATTTTCCCAAACAAAAGAGTCTATAGATGCCCTTTGTGCGAGGACTATCCTATCCATGGTATGGAATTTAGCGGTAACGAGCTGGTTCAAACCGCCAAAATAAATGAAACAGACCTTTTTAAGCTGTCTATTCCCGAAGGCTGTGTAATGAATAAACTTATACAACCCGGCAATTTAAGCTACAACCCGGACGGAAGCCCAGAGTACAAAATAGCCTGTTGCCTTCTTAAAGAAGAAATTCGAAAAAGCTGACGGCGTTTAAAAAAGCCTGTTTATACTTTGAATTAAATAAGCATTATTTCATACAAGTTGTCCTAATTAGAAATTGTTTCGACATTACCGGACAGATCCATTAGAAGTAGTTCTATTTCAAGGTTTGGATATTTCGCTTTTATCTGTTTTGCCAAAGCTAATAGCCTATCCGTGTGAACTGAATTTTCTTTTTTAGGATCTTTTGAAAAATCTTCACCTAAGATTACCTTATATGCCCCACAGTCCCTATGATCCAGGACTACAACTTTTTTTATACTATGAAGTTTAATCGCCACATCAAGATGATCCCAAAATGTCTGATTCCAGGCAGGGTATTTGTCCGTTGTTGCACCTAAAGAGGCCCCGGCTAAAATGACGTGGTCATATTTATCACGTAATCCGCGATCGGTCATATAGCTTTCAGTTTCATTCACCAGGCGATAATCCATACAGCTTAGAAGAAGTATATCCGTATGCCCTGAATGTGCTGCATTAGGAAACAAGGCTATAATAAAAAACGCCAATGCTATCATTAAAAAATATTGGGGATGGATATTCTTATAACTCATGTTTTTCTCCTTTTCTCTTTATTTACTTTTACTTCTTAAACCATTTTCCTGCTGCATCTTGCAGCCATTCACCTGGTTCTGCGTTTTCGAAGATTTGCAATGCCCGGCGTTTGCCGACAAGGGAAATATCTGTTCCCTGTTGTTTTGCTATAGCTGTATAAACTGCTTTTCTGTCGCTGTTTTCATCATTGACAATAATCTTATCATTATCGCCTGCTTTGCTTTCCGGCATTATTTCAAGATATCCCAGATTATTTTCACCTATTGTTCCTTTTGATTTTATAGTCTGGATAATGGGAACCCTTTCGAGCATTCTTGCTTTTATCTCTTTTGCGTCAAGAGCGAACGAAACACAGCAGGTAAAAATCATCACCATAGCAAAAACAGTTATTCCTATACTTTTGTTGGTTGTCATTTGTTTTATCTCCTTCATATGATACATAATTGATTTATTATTTAGCTTTATCAATATCTCCGAAAAAGTCATCAAGCGCCCTGTCAACTTTTATATTAACATCAATCACAATGTGTATAGGTTTGATTTCAACAGGCGCCAGAGCTACTTCATGATGAGTATAACATGCCGGAATGGAAAAAACAGATAATACGCCAAAAAGAATCATGATTTTTTTTATCATAAGCATATCCTTACAGGTTAATGGTTATTTATATAATGGTCTATATTTATGGAGTTGTGAGAAGTTGAGAAACGTTGTTTATTTTTTTACCGGGATTTATCGGTTTTTCTTTATAGCATCCTTGTAATATAAAACTTTGTCAAGAGGAATAGTAAGGTTTATATCAAGACGTATTCCCTGGAAATTTGAACCTTCCCCTGCTGATTTAACTCGCACAAAACCACCTGTTTTTTTATCATAAATAAACGGCAAAGTGTTAACCGGCTTTCCGTCAAACTGCAAATTTAACAAAAGATTCTCTTTTGCACTTGAAAATTTCAGTTTAGCCCAATCGTATTTATAATTTTTGAGCGCTTCTATCGTAAGCTCTATTTGTGCAAATTGATTAGTACCCGGAATCAGGTTTTGAGCAAGAATCTTAGCTTCGGCAAGATGAATAATACCGCCATCTCCTGGGGTAGAATAAAGAAAACCATCTGCAAAAATCAATTTACCATCATTGAATTCTATCGGTATGGTGCCGTTTACAGCTCCAACTCCTTCTGCTTTGGCAACACTAAATTGTTCAATCAACTTTGCAAGATTGATGCGGTCACAAAATAATGTAAGGCTCAAATCATTATTCAGAGACGAAATTCTTAAAGAATTAGTGCTTACAGATCCATCACACCATTTAAAACGGCACTTTTCAATAAAAAAGGATTCAGGCGATTCAATTTGAAAATCAATTTTGCCCTCTGAAAATTGAATCGATCCTATTGATGCTTTGTCGAAATTAAGCTGTTGTTTAGGAGCACTTGATACGGAAGGCAGATTCGGCATATTAAGATTAATTTTAATTCCTTCAATAAGAATTCCCTTGTCTTTGTAGTTAAACAATCCTTCTTCAATGGTTGCTTTAATAAATCCTGTAAACTTATTTTCTATAAACCCTAATTTGCCGTTTAATTGCGCTTTACCTCCAAATAAAAAACCTTTTGCCTGTGGGAATAATCTGTTGATATCACTTCCTGAAGACAGTTTATATTTTTGCATGTTAATACTGATTTCAGTTTCAAAATTATTTAAGGAAAGCAAATCCGTATATCCTGAAAAATCAAGATTCATTCCTTTAAAAGGAATGCTCGTATAACGGCCTTTATAGATTAAGCCTGAATTATTTTGTCTTACTGATCCTGAAAACGAACCAAGATCTATATTTTTCCACAAAATTGTTTTAGCAAAAACGGTGCCCCCGGAATTTGTATCCACAAAAGGCCATTTAAAAGGCAATATTCCGCCGATACCGGATATATTTACTTGTAGTTTCTGATCTGTGATATTTACATCATTGAATTGTATTTTCCCGTTACACTGCAAATCCGTTTTCAAATCCTTTTCGAAATTTCCGGATATTGAAAACGCAGGAATGGTGGTTTTTAACGAATCAGCTGTTATTATGGTATTGTCGGAATTTATATTAAGAGACCCTCTTACATTAGATTTAACTATATCTGCATTTCCGCTAAGAGATATCTTGGGTGTTTTTAAAGAAAGTCTTTTATTAGATGCGCCAAGTCCTGAAATTGACGCTAAATATTTTAAATAATTTTTTTTATCGTTTCCTTTTCCTGATACAACAAAATTTAAATTATTTGATAAAATATCAAGGCCTTTAATATTTATGGGTGTTTGAGAAGTATTCCGGCCTTTTATGGAAGCACCGGATATCTTAAAATTCCATTTTCCTTTATTTGATAAACTCAGGTAGTAATCAGATTTAATTCGGACAGGAGTTTTCCCTCCGGCAAGTGCATAAAAATTACCACTGGCATTAACCATATCCTCACTTTTAACAATATTACTTTTTATACCTGATATATTCATCGGAAAAGGCGAATTAACTAAAAAAGATGTTGCTGAAAAAATCCATTTATTATCTCCACTGTTTCTGATATCAAAAATAACAGGTATCTTTTTACCGCTTATTTCATCTATAGAATTTGTCAGATTAATATTATTGTAAAATGCAGAAAGGTTGTAAGCAGATGCGGAACATGACAAAAAAGATATCTTAAATGGAGAAAAATTTATTTGCATCTTTCCATCGATATCGGCAGAACCTGAAATACTTGTACCAGGAATAAGACTTGAGAAATCAGAAAAACGCTCGAAAGAAATTTGCTTTGCGCCAAAATAAATTTCTGCTTGATTTGTATCTATATTGATTTTGGATGCTATCTTTATATGGGTATCACGTGGATATAGGTTAAGAAGACAATCAATCATGCTTTTATTTATATCATTTGGAACAATTTTTAAGTCAATCGGAATATCTATGTTTTGGTTTTTCAAATGCGTGGTAATAGTGGAATTGCGTAATTCAATACTTTCTACAGGAAAGGATTTGATGTTTTCTGTTGGAGCATTTTTTTTTGATTGAAGTGTTCGGATAAAATTTTGCCAATCGAATCCGAGGATATTAAATTTTCCATTGTTAAATTCGCATTCAATACGGACTCCGCTTATAATAACTTTTTTAATATTTTTTTTATAAAGTCCTATGGGATCATATTCAATATGAACCGAATCAATTGATGGTGAGTCTATGTTATCCCGATCTGTAGATATATAGGCTATATCGGCCCCGAATAAGCCTGCCTTTTGAATTTTAAAACGCAGGTTATCAATTCCGATTTCTTTTGCCGTTTCGGGAAGTAATTTGGACTCGACATAGTTTATGATAAATTTATAGAAATAAGTTATTGAGATATAACCTGTAAAAAATATTAACAAGCAGAGTATGATATATAGTGTTTTACGATAACGGGGCATAATAATGGATCTTTCTGTAATGTGTTTTGCAGCGTTATTATAACACATCCATGTTTTTTTATTGATATTTTTTGAAATAAAACTATTTCAAAGTTATTGTACTGATAAATGGAGAGAAATGGCTGAATTCATAAAAGACTTAACATTAACAGAACGCTTTAAGCTTTCTGTTCTTTCCCTGCTTGCCTCATGGCTTGTTC
This window encodes:
- a CDS encoding type II toxin-antitoxin system Phd/YefM family antitoxin, with amino-acid sequence MFNKITIADARKQFSDIINRVACNDESFVLTKRGEPIAALVSMKEHKLLQEIKEQIDIKDANKDKNEINEPDEPIPWGDLIKDLGF
- the carA gene encoding glutamine-hydrolyzing carbamoyl-phosphate synthase small subunit translates to MKEYQKKALLALEDGRTFACRSFTGEGEAFGEIVFNTSMTGYQEVITDPSYSGQMVTMTYPLIGNYGVNHEDIESAKIQVSAFVVKEYQDIPSNFRSTGSLRDYLIHENILGIEDVDTRAVTRHIRDTGAMRAYVSTFDTDPSSLVKKAKSIPSMVGLDLVKRVATNKPYFWSEGKIYPLNVETTKLDKSIWKKNKKYCVLAFDFGIKYNILRCLENAGFEVLVVPASTDAKVVKAISPDGIFLSNGPGDPEPVSYAIDTIRSLLEYRPIFGICLGHQLLGLALGGKTYKLKFGHRGANQPVKNLITGKVEITSQNHGFVVDIKSLNSKDIEPTHINLNDNTLEGFKHRKLPLYAVQYHPEASPGPHDSRYLFNDFIKLIENA
- the carB gene encoding carbamoyl-phosphate synthase large subunit, with the protein product MPKRTDIKKILIIGAGPIIISQACEFDYSGTQACKALKEDGYEVVLVNSNPATIMTDPDMAHRTYIEPVTPEILAMIIEKERPDALLPTLGGQTGLNTAIATAKMGVLDKFQVEMIGASVESINKAEDRDLFRQAMNRIGLRIPESGIATNMEMAIEIVDKIGFPVIVRPSFTLGGTGGGVAYNFEDLELIAKSGFDASLIGQVMLEESVLGWKEYELEVMRDKNDNVVIICSIENMDPMGIHTGDSITVAPAQTLTDVEYQKMRNASIAIMREIGVDTGGSNVQFAVNPKNGDMIVVEMNPRVSRSSALASKATGFPIAKIAAKLAVGYTLDEIPNDITGETLASFEPTLDYCVVKIPRFTFEKFPETKDYLTTAMKSIGETMAIGRTFKEALQKGLRSLEIGRFGLGADGKDLCDLEENKISINEIEKKLSTPNSQRIFYIRYALLNGMSVQSIFELTDIDPWFLYQIKQIVDLEAEIADAGSNISEELLRMAKSYGFSDVQIAYLTGSTEDAVKVLREKLNIRPVFKLVDTCAAEFKAATPYYYSTYEEENEARVSDRKKIMILGGGPNRIGQGIEFDYCCVQASFGIREEGLESIMVNSNPETVSTDYDTSDKLYFEPLTKEDVLNIVETEKPFGVIVQFGGQTPLNLATSLFNAGVPIIGTQPESIDRAEDREQFTVMLKKLGLVQPENGTALNIQEAALIAESIGYPVIVRPSFVLGGRAMKIVYNRKDLENFTRIAIEASSMHPVLIDKFLEEAVEVDVDAICDGKSTIICGIMEHIEAAGVHSGDSACVLPPHSINQSIIDQITAATKAMASELKVIGLMNVQYAIKGDKLYILEVNPRASRTIPFVSKATGIPFAKLATKVMLGRSLSDLGITSEKVPTHISIKEVALPFNRFPDVDTLLGPEMKSTGEVMGIDTSFGLAFAKSQLAVGQNIPATGNVFISVMDSDKKAVIPVASKFYDMGFNIIATKGTSKYLSEHKIANEIINKVSMGRPHVVDAIKNKQLNIIINTGTGAEPMRDGYEIRRAAIKYNVPCITTIPGALAICRGIEELKGKKLSVKALQDYNHKD
- a CDS encoding amidophosphoribosyltransferase; amino-acid sequence: MEDDSYLDEKPREACGIFGIYGHPEASKLTYFGLYALQHRGQESAGIAVARDNKIFDHKGMGLVPEVFDIHHFEHLKGFNSIGHVRYSTTGSSILSNAQPFVVFHKKKSFAVAHNGNLVNALALKNELEENGSIFQTTIDSEIFLHLLVKNLKLGLEKALVETVSRLKGAFSFIALTNEGDVIGIKDPNGFRPLCLGKVNGSYVLSSESCALDLIEAEFVRELEPGEIVIINKDGLKSIKTTDCRNKSLCIFEFIYFARPDSTIFGKNVYQIRKAHGRRLAKEYPTNADLVMPFPDSGTYAALGFSEESKIPFEMGMIRNHYIGRTFIQPTQSMRDFGVRVKLNPVKEILKGKDIVIIEDSIIRGTTVKTRVKSLRALGVNKVHMRVSGPPHRFPCHYGIDFSTSGELIAATNSVAELKDILGLDSLYYLSIDGLLQSTGIKNPENSFCKACFDGCYPVEFDEYLSKDCLEK
- a CDS encoding cyclic nucleotide-binding domain-containing protein — protein: MIESKYLQDNMQNIQKLMNIPTLKHFEIQSLAKLLRLSKIRDYEDGELIIMEGEKDTWLYFLLSGSVRVTKENFDIVVIDKKGEIFGEMRIIDTLSRSASVYALGKTVCLAVDTSAQKKLKDGDRDEQLDFLLLLYRIFAEYMSIRLRLTNEELIKAKKETESLKRKAQ
- a CDS encoding radical SAM protein → MKEKKTVSFSKNSTNIFFHILTNCNLNCLHCYINKKQHGNTTLSIDIIKAWLDAFAAKSKIANVVFLGGEPTLHPDLSQAVKYAIKIGYKSVTVDTNGYLFNEFLSKIEPKDIDYISFSLDGATSTTNDKIRGKGSYDKCVSGIKSSVSKGFNTSLIYTVSSANIDELAKMEPLLSDLKIGRFFIQVIGIRGKTAKGTSVEGVNNPQVLREKWVDTIPIIAEKIAEHGIIVTYPKVFLEPDDKFECAGLVADNYFIFPNKRVYRCPLCEDYPIHGMEFSGNELVQTAKINETDLFKLSIPEGCVMNKLIQPGNLSYNPDGSPEYKIACCLLKEEIRKS
- a CDS encoding YdbL family protein; translation: MTTNKSIGITVFAMVMIFTCCVSFALDAKEIKARMLERVPIIQTIKSKGTIGENNLGYLEIMPESKAGDNDKIIVNDENSDRKAVYTAIAKQQGTDISLVGKRRALQIFENAEPGEWLQDAAGKWFKK